A genomic region of Microtus ochrogaster isolate Prairie Vole_2 chromosome 15, MicOch1.0, whole genome shotgun sequence contains the following coding sequences:
- the Fam84b gene encoding protein FAM84B — protein sequence MGNQVEKLTHLSYKEVPTADPTGVDRDDGPRIGVSYIFSNDDEDVEPQPPPQGPDGGALPDSGDRPPLPPPQPYDPRQHEVECSVFYRDECIYQKSFAPGSAALSTYTPENLLNKCSPGDLVEFVSQAQYPHWAVYVGNFQVVHLHRLEVSNSFLTDASQGRRGRVVNDLYRYKPLSPSAVVRNALAHVGAKERELSWRNSESFAAWCRYGKREFKIGGELRIGKQPYRLQIQLSAQRSHTLEFQSLEDLIMEKRRNDQIGRAAVLQELATHLHPAEPDEGDSEAARTTPSPLRPPAPGSEEENGDSVVH from the coding sequence ATGGGCAATCAGGTGGAGAAACTGACCCACCTAAGTTACAAGGAAGTTCCCACGGCCGACCCGACCGGCGTGGACCGAGACGATGGGCCCCGCATAGGAGTCTCTTATATTTTCTCCAATGACGACGAGGACGTGGAACCGCAGCCACCGCCCCAGGGACCTGATGGCGGAGCGTTGCCGGACTCGGGGGACCGGCCTCCTCTGCCCCCGCCGCAGCCCTATGACCCGCGGCAGCATGAGGTGGAATGCTCAGTGTTTTATCGCGACGAGTGCATCTACCAGAAAAGCTTCGCGCCGGGGTCGGCAGCACTAAGCACCTACACACCCGAGAACCTGCTCAACAAGTGCAGTCCGGGCGACCTCGTGGAGTTTGTGTCGCAGGCGCAGTACCCTCACTGGGCTGTCTACGTGGGCAATTTCCAAGTGGTGCATTTGCACCGGTTGGAGGTGAGCAACAGCTTCTTGACCGATGCAAGCCAGGGTCGACGTGGCCGAGTGGTCAACGATCTGTATCGCTACAAGCCACTGAGCCCCAGCGCTGTGGTGCGAAACGCGCTGGCCCACGTGGGCGCCAAGGAGCGCGAGCTCAGCTGGCGCAACTCGGAGAGCTTTGCCGCCTGGTGCCGCTATGGCAAACGCGAGTTCAAAATCGGTGGCGAGCTGCGCATCGGCAAGCAGCCATACCGTTTGCAGATTCAGCTCTCGGCCCAGCGCAGCCACACTCTCGAGTTCCAGAGCCTGGAGGATTTGATCATGGAGAAGCGGCGCAACGACCAAATCGGACGCGCGGCGGTGCTGCAGGAGCTCGCCACCCACCTGCACCCGGCTGAGCCAGATGAGGGCGACAGCGAAGCGGCTCGGACTACACCGTCTCCCTTGCGCCCCCCTGCACCGGGCTCCGAGGAGGAGAATGGAGACTCGGTGGTGCACTGA